In a single window of the Zea mays cultivar B73 chromosome 5, Zm-B73-REFERENCE-NAM-5.0, whole genome shotgun sequence genome:
- the LOC100279555 gene encoding Transcription factor MYB106, producing the protein MGRSPCCEKEAGLKKGPWTSEEDQKLLAFIEQHGHGCWRSLPAKAGLRRCGKSCRLRWTNYLRPDIKRGKFTLQEEQTIIQLHALLGNRWSSIATHLPKRTDNEIKNYWNTHLKKRLAKMGIDPVTHKARADVVGGSSGAGNNSGARYRAAAHLSHTAQWESARLEAEARLAREARLRALSSPPPPPGPGPGPAFSGLESPTSTLSFSESVLFASAAHDTHALTPRAYAEAFGAEQQQRFADTAAAAADAAPGFLAGVLLGCSVAGAEKGFAASSTDASVCEQQQEEEDKGYWSSILNMVNSSMSSSSSSLTSDAVTDPAAAYLPPATAAAEF; encoded by the exons ATGGGGCGGTCGCCGTGCTGCGAGAAGGAGGCCGGGCTGAAGAAGGGGCCGTGGACGTCCGAGGAGGACCAGAAACTGCTGGCCTTCATCGAGCAGCACGGACACGGCTGCTGGCGCTCGCTGCCGGCCAAGGCCG GTCTGCGGCGGTGCGGCAAGAGCTGCCGGCTCCGGTGGACCAACTACCTGCGGCCGGACATCAAGCGGGGCAAGTTCACGCTGCAGGAGGAGCAGACCATCATCCAGCTCCACGCTCTCCTCGGCAACAG GTGGTCGTCGATCGCGACGCACCTGCCCAAGCGCACGGACAACGAGATCAAGAACTACTGGAACACGCACCTCAAGAAGCGGCTCGCCAAGATGGGCATCGACCCCGTCACGCACAAGGCCCGCGCCGACGTCGTGGGAGGCTCCTCTGGCGCCGGCAACAACTCTGGAGCGCGCTACAGGGCCGCCGCGCACCTCAGCCACACGGCGCAGTGGGAGAGCGCGCGCCTCGAGGCCGAGGCGCGTCTGGCGCGCGAGGCCAGGCTGCGTGCCCtttcctcgccgccgccgccgccagggcCCGGGCCGGGCCCCGCGTTTAGCGGGCTCGAGTCGCCGACATCGACTCTGAGCTTCTCCGAGAGCGTGCTGTTCGCCAGTGCGGCGCACGACACCCACGCCCTGACGCCACGCGCTTACGCAGAGGCGTTCGGGGCGGAGCAGCAACAGCGCTTCGCTGACACTGCCGCGGCCGCCGCCGACGCCGCGCCAGGCTTCCTTGCAGGCGTCCTTCTCGGCTGCTCCGTCGCCGGCGCGGAGAAGGGGTTCGCGGCCTCGTCGACGGACGCCAGCGTCTGTGAGCAGCAGCAGGAGGAAGAGGACAAGGGCTACTGGAGCAGCATACTGAACATGGTCAACTCCtccatgtcgtcgtcctcgtcctcgctgaCTTCCGATGCTGTCACGGACCCCGCCGCCGCGTACTTGCcgccggcgacggcggcggccgaGTTCTGA